In the Populus trichocarpa isolate Nisqually-1 chromosome 1, P.trichocarpa_v4.1, whole genome shotgun sequence genome, CTCCAATTGATCACAAAGCAAAGCTTTTCTGTGTCTAGTCTTCGAAACATCCACAGAGTAACAAAGTCTTGGTCTTTCCTCAACTGATGCTCATGGAAGAATGCTTTCCACCCTCCAATGAGGACATGAATCTTGGACACCCAGATCTTGAATACCATCTCGAATTCCTTGCCATTAGGGTCATAAGTGGTCACGTTGATTCCTTCAGCAAGATTCTCATCTTCATTCAGCAATGGGTAGAGGTACTTTTGTGCATCTGCTTTGTTAATTGACAGCCTGCTTTGATCATCCCTCAAATCACTCTCTGTCAACTGCTTTTCAAAAGGCTTGCTGCATCTTCCAATTATCCCATTTAAACCTGGAATTGAGGGGACTTCATGGGGATCGTAGTTTTCAATGAGCCTGAGAGCTACTTCTAGGCTTCGTATTGGTGGCTCTCCTGGCAAGTTTCTAGCAGCAGCATTACTGTTGCCTTCACCTTGTTGATCATCAAAATGGTTTCTTCTGACCGCAGCTCCAGGATTTTGAGTTGGAGAAACTCTTGGACGCCTTCTGCTGGAGTGTGAATTCTGGTTCCTCTTTCCACCACCAAGGATATTGCTTTTCACTTTATCCAAAGCCAAAGCAGTTTTGCAGCTAAGCCTTGTGTGCAGTAGACAGGAAAGAAGTAGAGCTGCTGCTCCTTGCTCTCTGAGTTCTTCAGGGTAGTCATCCTTGTCCATTTTTTCAAGCTTCATCAACTTCGTGTCTTCCTTTTCCATGATAATGTTTTTGAGAGAAATCAATTGATTTCTTGGAGAGACTAACCAACAGTAACTATTTGGCAATCTAAAAGATACAAagggaaaagggaaaggaaataATGTTAGTTGAACAATTTCCCTTCCATTATTTGGAAGTCtcacaataaaatcaaaagggaaTTGCCCTAATCGGCTCTCCCCTTATTAGAAATATCTCATTCTAGCAAGactttattaatttcatatgaGCTAAACTAATATAAACTGTCAGGAGATTCTGGACTTGTTAACAAAAACAAGACTGTCAAGCAATTAGAAACCACAGTTTTGTTCCGAAATTACAAGaggtgatgataataatatagtttttcctaagaaaaagttaattatttctatataatAATTACGAATGTGGGTTGCAGTAAATCCTATATAAGATTGTTATAATCCTTCATCAAATAAGAATTAATCAATGCAGTGTTTAGGCAAGAACGAACAAGTAAATAAAGGAGATAGCAAAAGATCACATTCAAAAGATTGGAGAACTAAATTCAGCGTCAAATAATACAGAGCTCatgaaccaaaaaacaaaatatcgaTACATGGAGATCGATGGCGCCATACCTGTAGAAGAGGAGTCTACAGCTTCTGGCATAGGGAAAACACGGCTAGCTTTTGGGCAACATTagtatatatagagagagagggtTCAGGGTAAATTAGATAACTAAATAGGTTTACAAAATATTGGAAATAATTTGTGAAATTTGGGGTAGTTCTATTTAAGTACAGCATTACTTTCCCTATTTCGTTCTTTCTTGCGGAACAAGAAAGAAGTTGAAGCCTTTTTCGTATTGACTAGAGAGGTTGCTTGAACTAGAGGGACTATTTTGATTTACTCCAAGTGATGGTTCACAAAACCTACAAGGCGATCTGGAGGagttctatttttattatttttattaaaataatatttttcttgttttttaaaatttacttttaatattaatacattaaatgattaaaaatactaaaatattaatttaaaataaaaacaaaaatctaatttcttaaaaaatataatcactgACCCAAATGTTTTGTATGTACTCGGTACATATAGAGCTTGGCATTACATGTGTGAGTCATGCTATGAGTCCATTCTGACTCCTCGGGCCTAGCTAATAATTACTGTtagtattatagttattaaatccggacgggcccggcgggtcgacccggtgaCTGGACCGATCCGGGTTAGGAGAAAGACCGGTAAATGCAAAAAACCGACAAGACCCGGTTGACCCGACGGGTCAACCcatgacccgggcgacccgggcaAACCCAGACGAGACTCGGCGTTTGTAATGCATAAACTGTCATTTGCAAAATCAAAACTCGATCCATAAACACCAATCAACCTAAAATTTAAATCTCACAAAAACTAACAGATTTGAGTCAAACTCAGGAACGAAACTCATAAAACTTAAATAACGAGCTCTGCGAGTTACGACTGACTCAGGGTAAGAGCGGGAGAGAGGAGAAGGAGGGGAATGaaggagaggagagaaagagatCGAGCAATGGTTGCTCAGGACATGGTGATCGCCGGTGAAGGTGGGATCTGATGGAGAGAGCGGGGGGAGTaaaggaatttttatttttatttttttttcctttcagatAGAGAGAGAGCGGGGGAGTGAAGACTAAAGAGACAGTAATTGTCTAAGCTACGTGCAGGATTTTGATTtcaatctattaaaataattattttagtttttttattcaaaaaaattataaatgcataaagtttattttacagtttataataataagaaataaactaaaacataagagttttttcacattttcaatgtaaaaaagttatgttttttaaatatagaataaaaatattttagtttaaatatttcgacttaaaaggataacatagatcttttcaatgtgtgatttgaaaccctttcatatatatactctatgttcacaagaaaaaagttatgttttttcaatgtgggataaaaaaaaattttggtttaaatactttaacttaaaagcataacatagtatcttttcaaagtgtgataaaaaaatttttaaaatatttttttaaacttcattattttttttaatttctccgagctgatccgggttgacccataaaacccgAGACCCGatcccttggccgggtcaaccaccgagccgggtttgataactatggtcAGTATTGCGTTCCAgaaatcaagtaaaattaagaaaacaatattatatttaatttttttttaatatgctatattaaaaaaaaattaaaattaaaattattttaaaatataacattacctaaaacATCCTTTTATATCCCATATGACCACACTTCTCTGCTGCTaagatgttttattttatcGAATTTTGGGTTGGACAGTAAATGGGCTAGAAGAGTTAGCCCAATACTGAAGGGTAAAGGGAAACGGAAATGATTTTGGAGCCAATAacgaaaggagaagaagaatgcTCCTAAGCCCACGAGCGTCTGGCCCAATAacacttatttaaaaaaaaaaaaaaaggtcttgagttcaagattcaaacataataaaagaaaaaattgcacgaagatttttttaaaataaaaataatta is a window encoding:
- the LOC18095551 gene encoding uncharacterized protein LOC18095551 — translated: MEKEDTKLMKLEKMDKDDYPEELREQGAAALLLSCLLHTRLSCKTALALDKVKSNILGGGKRNQNSHSSRRRPRVSPTQNPGAAVRRNHFDDQQGEGNSNAAARNLPGEPPIRSLEVALRLIENYDPHEVPSIPGLNGIIGRCSKPFEKQLTESDLRDDQSRLSINKADAQKYLYPLLNEDENLAEGINVTTYDPNGKEFEMVFKIWVSKIHVLIGGWKAFFHEHQLRKDQDFVTLWMFRRLDTEKLCFVINWRRLPGVTTPIKRKRVRMNKSMDQLTC